A single Bosea sp. PAMC 26642 DNA region contains:
- a CDS encoding outer membrane protein: protein MRFPLLSGAACAIALSASGAQAQLALPFSGFDALPSFAWAEPTLAPGGVKWDGSYARISTGFHVTSSKRLGTNAGPTFGLEAGTMRREGNFVYGVVGALEYMPAVGGYGTPSFNSIALTRDFAGAFHIKTGVLLAENLLLYTKVGAAAANETLRFGATSFSQPFSRSDIAVRPEARAGVEWAVTNNLTLGLEVGVVGQAIR from the coding sequence GTGAGATTTCCGCTTCTATCCGGTGCGGCCTGCGCCATCGCTTTGAGTGCGAGCGGCGCGCAGGCGCAGCTTGCCCTGCCCTTCTCCGGTTTCGACGCCCTGCCCTCCTTCGCTTGGGCGGAGCCGACGCTGGCACCTGGCGGCGTGAAATGGGACGGCTCCTATGCCCGGATCTCGACGGGTTTCCATGTGACGAGCTCGAAGCGGCTGGGAACGAACGCCGGCCCGACTTTCGGGCTCGAGGCCGGGACGATGCGGCGCGAGGGCAATTTCGTCTATGGCGTGGTCGGTGCGCTCGAATACATGCCGGCCGTCGGCGGCTACGGCACGCCGAGCTTCAACAGCATCGCCCTGACGCGGGACTTCGCCGGTGCCTTCCACATCAAGACGGGCGTGCTGCTGGCCGAGAACCTGCTTCTCTACACCAAGGTTGGGGCGGCAGCGGCCAACGAGACCCTGCGCTTCGGCGCGACTTCGTTCTCGCAGCCCTTCTCGCGCAGCGACATCGCGGTCAGGCCGGAGGCGCGGGCGGGTGTCGAATGGGCGGTGACGAACAATCTGACGCTTGGGCTCGAAGTCGGCGTGGTTGGGCAGGCGATCCGGTGA
- a CDS encoding DUF2336 domain-containing protein translates to MLHSLTRMPADMSPDSRRQLLNAVTDLFLLDDDPTVLAKEHYGEIAVHSLSRLEADDRKSYADQVAAVPSLPHEVATTLASDADADVARLVLKLSPVLTDIDLAAIAVSQSQRHLVAIAERVQLSESLTEILVERGDNNVLQTVSSNEGALFSDTGFDRLLQRGGDDAAVASALAGRSDLTPGRAQRVLRIVEQMGDGAVPPNSRITDAQALARQARQQRLEVKLLLSDLAARTRELDDVLIMLAEEDRAYHLAQVLAQAVDITTERALRVLMQRDASGIAVACKSLGVGMDAFRAVMALRERRLLFSSNDMEDALKSYAKLDAAFADRTLRFLKVKTKLG, encoded by the coding sequence ATGCTGCATTCCCTGACCCGGATGCCCGCCGACATGTCGCCGGATTCGCGCCGGCAACTGCTCAATGCCGTCACCGACCTGTTCCTGCTCGATGACGACCCGACGGTGCTGGCCAAGGAGCACTACGGCGAAATCGCGGTGCATTCGCTGTCGCGCCTCGAAGCCGATGACCGCAAGAGCTATGCCGACCAGGTCGCGGCGGTGCCGAGCCTGCCGCACGAGGTCGCGACGACGCTGGCCAGCGATGCCGATGCCGATGTCGCGCGCCTCGTGCTGAAACTGTCGCCCGTTCTGACCGACATCGATCTCGCGGCGATCGCCGTCAGCCAGTCGCAACGCCATCTCGTCGCCATCGCCGAGCGCGTCCAGCTCTCCGAGAGCCTGACCGAGATCCTGGTCGAGCGCGGCGACAATAACGTTTTGCAGACGGTCAGCTCCAATGAAGGCGCGCTGTTCTCCGACACCGGCTTCGACAGGCTGTTGCAGCGCGGCGGCGACGATGCCGCGGTGGCGTCCGCTCTCGCGGGTCGCTCCGACCTCACGCCGGGCCGGGCGCAGCGCGTGCTGCGCATCGTCGAGCAGATGGGTGACGGCGCCGTGCCGCCGAACTCGCGGATCACCGACGCCCAGGCGCTCGCGCGTCAGGCGCGCCAGCAGCGGCTCGAGGTCAAGCTGCTGCTCTCGGACCTCGCCGCCCGGACGCGGGAGCTCGATGACGTGCTGATCATGCTGGCGGAGGAGGACCGCGCCTATCATCTGGCGCAGGTGCTGGCGCAAGCCGTCGACATCACGACCGAACGCGCCTTGCGCGTGCTGATGCAGCGCGATGCCAGCGGCATAGCGGTCGCCTGCAAATCGCTTGGCGTCGGAATGGATGCGTTCCGTGCCGTCATGGCGCTGCGCGAGCGGCGGCTGCTGTTCTCCTCCAACGATATGGAGGATGCACTGAAAAGCTACGCCAAGCTCGACGCAGCCTTCGCCGACCGCACGCTGCGCTTCCTGAAAGTGAAGACCAAGCTTGGCTGA
- a CDS encoding DUF2336 domain-containing protein, whose product MLHALFQLAAETSSEARRRLLHAVTDLFFYDPEPTVMSKHHYGEIALRSLPHLDTDARQTYADEVAGEPHLPRAVANALAGDPESGVARLVLRLSPVLTDGDLAAIALNQSQGHLTAIAERARIPESVTEILVERGDHGVLKTVGGNEGAAFSDTGFDRLLERGRRELDIPRAIVVRSDLTDDRAERVMRMLAELGEVQDLELKPVSEAASMARQARQQRLEVTLLIDDLAQKTRALDSVLIMLAEEDRAYHLVQVIAQTAEIPVEHVLRALLRRDASGIALACRALDVSVPAFAAILELRARRLMFAKNAVEDNLRHYAKIDVAAAERAMRHIRMKAKAGRA is encoded by the coding sequence ATGCTGCACGCCTTGTTTCAACTTGCTGCGGAGACGTCGTCGGAAGCGCGCCGGCGCCTGCTGCACGCCGTGACGGATCTGTTCTTCTACGATCCCGAGCCGACGGTGATGTCGAAGCATCATTATGGCGAGATCGCACTTCGGTCGCTGCCCCATCTCGACACCGATGCGCGCCAGACCTATGCCGACGAGGTCGCAGGAGAACCCCATCTGCCGCGCGCCGTCGCCAATGCCCTTGCCGGCGATCCCGAGAGCGGCGTCGCGCGTCTCGTGCTGCGGCTGTCGCCGGTCCTGACCGACGGCGATCTGGCCGCCATCGCCCTCAACCAGTCGCAAGGCCACCTCACCGCGATCGCGGAGCGCGCGCGGATCCCGGAAAGTGTCACGGAAATCCTCGTCGAGCGCGGCGACCACGGCGTGCTCAAGACGGTCGGCGGCAATGAGGGAGCGGCGTTCTCGGATACGGGCTTCGACCGCCTGCTGGAACGCGGCCGGCGGGAACTCGACATCCCCCGCGCCATCGTGGTGCGCTCCGACCTGACGGATGACAGGGCCGAGCGCGTCATGCGGATGCTCGCCGAACTCGGCGAAGTTCAGGACCTCGAGCTCAAACCTGTCAGCGAAGCCGCCTCGATGGCGCGGCAGGCGCGCCAGCAGCGGCTCGAGGTGACGCTTCTCATCGACGATCTGGCGCAGAAGACTCGCGCGCTCGACAGCGTGCTGATCATGCTCGCGGAGGAAGACCGCGCCTATCATCTCGTCCAGGTCATCGCCCAGACGGCCGAGATCCCGGTCGAGCATGTGTTGCGCGCTCTGCTGCGCCGCGATGCCAGCGGCATCGCACTGGCATGTCGGGCCCTGGACGTCAGCGTTCCCGCCTTCGCCGCGATCCTCGAACTGCGGGCCCGACGCCTGATGTTCGCCAAGAACGCGGTCGAGGACAATCTGCGCCATTACGCAAAGATCGACGTTGCGGCGGCCGAACGCGCGATGCGTCACATCCGCATGAAGGCCAAGGCCGGCAGAGCCTAG
- a CDS encoding RelA/SpoT family protein yields the protein MMRQYELVDRVRSYNPNTDEDLLNRAYVYAMRAHGTQKRASGDPFFAHPLEVAALLTDLKLDDATIVAAVLHDTVEDTAATLEEIESMFGPDIRRLVDGLTKIKKLDLVSKKAAQGENFRKLLLAIVDDVRVLLVKLADRLHNMRTLHYMAPEKRLRIAEETAEIYAPLAGRMGMQELREELEELAFRHIKPEAHATVTKRLEEVTEREGKVIGAIEKDLKDKLAARGIQADVSGRRKRPYSIWKKMERKSVSFEQLSDIFGFRVIVAQPEDCYRVLGIVHMTWPMVPGRYKDYISTPKQNDYRSIHTTVVGPGHSRVELQIRTDTMDRIAEYGIAAHAHYKDGRAAELTQFADESRAYQWLRRTVDLLAEGDSPEEFLEHTKLELFHDQVFCFTPKGRLIALPRGATPIDFAYAIHTNVGNTAVGAKINGRIAPLLTELQNGDEVEITRAEGQVPPAAWESLVVTGKARAAIRRATRTAVRRQYAGLGRQILERAFQRAERPFTDEKLKAALRRLARTAVDDVLAAVGRGEMYSGDVVKAVYPDLELEKRGAPEPKSVGAGTGNGKGWFGLPRGDNLKFKLADESSDEPNAIPIRGLGGDLPVRFAPDGGAVPGDRIVGILTPGEGVTIYPIQSTALAAFDNEPDRWLDVRWDLDDKAPQRFPARIMLKSINEPGSLAQITTTIAEHDGNIDAVAMNRPNADFTDVTIDLTVWDLKHLSAIISELREKRVISRVERVVG from the coding sequence ATGATGCGGCAATACGAGCTCGTTGACAGGGTCAGGAGCTACAACCCCAACACCGACGAAGACCTGCTCAACCGGGCCTATGTCTATGCCATGCGCGCCCATGGCACGCAGAAGCGCGCCTCAGGCGATCCGTTCTTCGCCCATCCGCTCGAAGTCGCGGCACTCCTCACCGATCTCAAGCTCGACGACGCCACCATCGTCGCGGCCGTCCTGCACGACACGGTCGAGGACACGGCAGCGACGCTCGAAGAGATCGAGAGCATGTTCGGCCCCGATATCCGCCGGCTGGTGGACGGGCTGACCAAGATCAAGAAGCTCGATCTCGTCTCCAAAAAGGCGGCCCAGGGCGAGAACTTCCGCAAGCTCCTGCTCGCCATCGTCGACGACGTCCGGGTCCTGCTGGTCAAGCTCGCCGACCGGCTGCATAACATGCGCACGCTGCACTACATGGCGCCCGAGAAGCGCCTGCGCATCGCCGAGGAGACGGCCGAGATCTACGCCCCGCTCGCCGGCCGCATGGGTATGCAGGAGCTGCGCGAGGAGCTTGAGGAACTGGCGTTCCGCCACATCAAGCCCGAGGCCCACGCCACGGTGACCAAACGGCTGGAGGAGGTGACCGAGCGCGAGGGCAAGGTCATCGGCGCGATCGAGAAGGACCTGAAGGACAAGCTTGCCGCGCGCGGCATCCAGGCCGATGTCTCGGGCCGACGCAAGCGTCCCTATTCGATCTGGAAGAAGATGGAGCGCAAATCGGTCTCCTTCGAGCAGCTTTCCGACATCTTCGGCTTCCGCGTCATCGTCGCCCAGCCGGAGGATTGCTACCGCGTGCTGGGCATCGTCCACATGACCTGGCCGATGGTGCCCGGCCGCTACAAGGACTACATCTCGACGCCCAAGCAGAACGATTATCGCTCGATCCACACCACCGTCGTCGGGCCGGGCCACAGCCGCGTCGAACTGCAGATCCGTACCGACACGATGGACCGCATCGCCGAATACGGCATCGCCGCCCATGCCCACTACAAGGACGGCCGGGCCGCCGAACTCACGCAGTTCGCCGATGAGAGCCGGGCCTATCAATGGCTCAGGCGCACGGTCGATCTCCTGGCCGAGGGCGACAGCCCCGAGGAGTTCCTGGAGCACACCAAGCTCGAACTCTTCCACGACCAGGTCTTCTGCTTCACGCCGAAGGGCCGCCTGATCGCCCTGCCGCGCGGCGCGACCCCGATCGATTTCGCCTATGCGATCCACACCAATGTCGGCAATACCGCCGTCGGCGCCAAGATCAACGGCCGCATCGCGCCGCTGCTGACCGAACTCCAGAATGGCGACGAGGTCGAGATCACCCGCGCCGAGGGCCAGGTTCCGCCCGCCGCATGGGAATCGCTCGTCGTCACCGGCAAGGCCCGCGCCGCGATCCGTCGCGCCACCCGCACCGCCGTGCGCCGGCAATATGCCGGCCTTGGCCGCCAGATCCTGGAGCGGGCCTTCCAGCGCGCCGAGCGCCCCTTCACCGACGAAAAGCTCAAGGCCGCGCTGAGACGGCTCGCCCGCACCGCCGTCGACGACGTGCTGGCGGCGGTGGGCCGTGGCGAGATGTATTCCGGCGACGTCGTCAAGGCGGTCTATCCCGACCTCGAACTCGAGAAGCGGGGCGCGCCGGAGCCGAAATCCGTCGGCGCCGGAACCGGCAACGGCAAGGGCTGGTTTGGGCTGCCCAGGGGCGACAACCTCAAATTCAAGCTCGCCGACGAGTCGTCCGATGAACCGAACGCGATTCCGATCAGGGGCCTCGGCGGCGATCTGCCGGTGCGCTTCGCGCCCGATGGCGGCGCCGTGCCCGGCGACCGCATCGTCGGCATCCTGACGCCAGGCGAGGGCGTCACGATCTATCCGATCCAGTCGACGGCGCTTGCAGCCTTCGACAACGAACCCGACCGCTGGCTCGACGTGCGCTGGGATCTCGACGACAAGGCGCCGCAGCGTTTCCCCGCCCGCATCATGCTGAAGTCGATCAACGAGCCCGGCTCGCTCGCCCAGATCACCACGACGATCGCCGAACACGACGGCAATATCGACGCCGTCGCGATGAACCGGCCGAACGCGGACTTCACCGACGTCACCATCGACCTGACGGTCTGGGACCTGAAGCATCTCAGCGCCATCATCAGCGAATTGCGCGAGAAGCGCGTGATCAGCCGGGTGGAGCGGGTGGTTGGGTAG
- a CDS encoding ATP-binding protein has product MQLAVNRAAFENTSTVERRDVAQDADRVLGRVISCDGSRATIASTVSAAGRLGPDTWTIGRMISINLGRTRVVGLVFQMRAVENRWQDDAENAVHVDVELLGEVAESPAGVTRFQNGISTYPPIGTIAHRIRAGDLALVHDLGDRAGIDIGELTQDAGIPATICMEDMLSRHFAILGTTGVGKSSAVALLLRRAIAVKPRLRVLVLDPHNEYASAFPDKSVVIDAERLDLPFWMFRVEEFADVVFRGRTPLEDEADILREVIGMARARYRAPSSRDMARDLGSSLLKRPLDVAAEWRPSDKLGSSADAPTPYRMTDALAVLDELTGLHEIRYPRATLRSLKVRVETLYADPRYGFMFARANMNETMAPVIGQIFRIPQHGRPITVFQLAGLPAEVVNAVASVLARIAFDLAMASRGGYEILLLCEEAHRYVPSDPAQGFAPTRQAIARIAKEGRKYGAYLGIVTQRPGELDSTILSQCSTIFAMRLANERDQQIIRAAIADASASTINFLSSIGNREAIAFGEGVATTMRMRFATLEPAELPAMAGLRTEVAGAREPLLEELVGRMRGAG; this is encoded by the coding sequence GTGCAGCTGGCAGTCAACAGGGCGGCTTTCGAGAACACGAGCACGGTCGAGCGGCGCGATGTGGCGCAGGATGCCGATCGCGTTCTCGGCCGCGTGATCTCCTGCGATGGTTCGCGCGCCACGATCGCCTCGACAGTCTCCGCCGCCGGTCGTCTCGGGCCCGACACCTGGACGATCGGGCGCATGATCTCGATCAACCTCGGCCGCACGCGTGTGGTCGGCCTGGTCTTCCAGATGCGCGCCGTCGAGAACCGCTGGCAGGACGATGCCGAGAATGCGGTCCATGTCGACGTCGAACTTCTCGGCGAGGTCGCAGAGAGCCCTGCCGGTGTCACGCGCTTCCAGAACGGCATCAGCACCTACCCCCCCATCGGCACGATCGCGCATCGCATCCGCGCCGGCGACCTCGCCCTCGTTCACGATCTCGGCGACCGGGCCGGCATCGACATCGGCGAACTGACGCAGGACGCCGGCATCCCTGCGACCATCTGCATGGAAGACATGCTGTCGCGCCATTTCGCCATTCTAGGCACCACGGGCGTCGGCAAGTCGAGCGCGGTCGCGCTGCTGCTGCGCCGGGCGATCGCGGTCAAGCCGCGGCTGCGCGTCCTGGTACTCGATCCCCATAACGAATATGCCAGCGCCTTTCCCGACAAGAGCGTGGTGATCGATGCCGAGCGCCTCGATCTGCCGTTCTGGATGTTCCGCGTCGAGGAATTCGCCGATGTCGTCTTTCGCGGGCGCACGCCGCTGGAGGACGAGGCCGATATCCTGCGCGAGGTCATCGGCATGGCCCGAGCGCGTTATCGCGCGCCCTCCAGTCGTGACATGGCGCGCGACCTCGGCTCGTCGCTGTTGAAGCGCCCGCTTGATGTCGCTGCCGAATGGCGGCCATCGGACAAGCTCGGAAGCTCGGCCGACGCACCGACGCCCTATCGCATGACCGATGCGCTCGCGGTTCTCGACGAACTGACCGGCCTGCACGAGATCCGGTATCCGCGTGCCACGTTGCGCTCGCTCAAGGTCCGCGTCGAGACGCTCTATGCCGATCCGCGCTACGGCTTCATGTTCGCTCGCGCCAACATGAACGAGACGATGGCCCCCGTCATCGGCCAAATCTTCCGCATTCCCCAGCATGGCCGCCCGATCACGGTGTTCCAGCTCGCCGGCCTGCCCGCGGAGGTCGTCAACGCCGTGGCCTCGGTGTTGGCTCGCATAGCCTTCGATCTCGCCATGGCGAGCCGCGGTGGCTACGAGATTCTGCTGCTGTGCGAGGAGGCGCATCGCTACGTTCCCTCCGACCCGGCCCAAGGCTTCGCGCCGACACGCCAGGCCATCGCCCGCATCGCCAAGGAAGGCCGCAAATACGGCGCCTATCTCGGCATCGTGACCCAGCGCCCGGGCGAACTCGATTCGACCATCCTGTCGCAATGCTCGACGATCTTCGCAATGCGCCTCGCCAATGAGCGCGACCAGCAGATCATCCGCGCGGCCATCGCCGACGCCTCGGCCTCGACCATCAACTTCCTCTCCTCGATCGGCAATCGCGAAGCGATCGCCTTTGGAGAGGGCGTAGCGACGACGATGCGGATGCGCTTCGCCACGCTGGAGCCCGCCGAACTGCCGGCCATGGCCGGGCTGCGGACGGAAGTCGCCGGCGCGCGCGAGCCCCTTCTGGAGGAACTGGTCGGCCGGATGCGCGGCGCGGGCTGA
- the parC gene encoding DNA topoisomerase IV subunit A, with product MGKPVDPPPEDESERIDLKTALEERYLAYALSTIMHRALPDARDGLKPVHRRILHAMRLLRLDPGQVHKKCARIVGDVIGKFHPHGDQSVYDALVRLAQDFAQRYPLVDGQGNFGNIDGDNAAAYRYTEARMTEVARLLLDGIEEDAVDFRETYNGEDEEPIVLPAAFPNLLANGSQGIAVGMATSIPPHNAAELCDAALYLIQHPDTTSQQLMTFVQGPDFPTGGIIVETKASMAETYRTGRGAFRTRARWHVEDLGRGTWVVIVTEIPYMVQKGRLIEKIAELFNEKKLPLVADIRDESAEDIRVVIEPRARNVDATLMMESLFRLTELESRLSMNMNVLTGGLVPRVLGLNEALRAWLDHRRDVLLRRSRFRLGQIEKRLEILRGLLIVYLDLDRVIKIIREEDEPKIELMRFFELTEIQANAILDTRLRALRKLEEMALKTELDELTVEKGQIEGLLASDATQWKMISHDIRAVKKLFGPETAIGKRRTTFADMPDTTDIDLAQAMVEREPVTVVISKKGWIRALKGHVQDQSTLTFKSDDTLKTAFFTETTAKVLVLASNGKVFTLEASKLPGGRGFGDPIRLLIELEETAEIVSAFPYRPGLKLLMVTTDGRGFVAPTDDVVANTRKGRQVLNVEAPVAALLAAPAEGDHVAIIGENRKLVCFPLSEVAEMARGKGVRLQRYKDGGVSDAKVFKLADGLTWRDTSGRTWTVAQTELMEWLGHRGEAGRLPPKGFPKNNRFGG from the coding sequence ATGGGAAAGCCGGTCGATCCGCCGCCGGAGGACGAATCCGAGCGCATCGATCTGAAGACGGCGCTCGAGGAACGCTATCTGGCCTATGCGCTATCGACCATCATGCACCGCGCTCTGCCGGATGCGCGCGACGGGCTGAAGCCGGTGCATCGCCGCATCCTGCACGCGATGCGGCTGCTGCGGCTGGACCCCGGCCAGGTCCACAAGAAATGCGCCCGTATCGTCGGTGACGTCATCGGCAAATTCCACCCCCATGGCGACCAGTCGGTCTACGACGCGCTGGTCCGCCTCGCGCAGGACTTCGCCCAGCGCTATCCGCTCGTCGACGGGCAGGGCAATTTCGGCAATATCGACGGCGATAACGCCGCCGCGTACCGGTACACCGAAGCGCGCATGACCGAGGTCGCGCGCCTCCTGCTCGACGGCATCGAGGAGGACGCGGTCGATTTCCGCGAGACCTATAATGGCGAGGACGAGGAGCCGATCGTGCTCCCCGCCGCCTTCCCGAACCTGCTCGCCAACGGCTCGCAGGGCATCGCGGTCGGCATGGCGACCTCGATCCCGCCGCATAACGCCGCCGAACTCTGCGACGCCGCGCTCTATCTGATCCAGCACCCCGATACGACGTCGCAGCAGCTGATGACCTTCGTGCAGGGACCGGATTTCCCGACAGGCGGCATCATCGTCGAGACCAAGGCCTCGATGGCCGAGACCTACCGCACCGGGCGCGGCGCCTTCCGCACCCGGGCGCGCTGGCATGTCGAGGATCTCGGCCGCGGCACCTGGGTCGTGATCGTCACCGAGATCCCCTACATGGTCCAGAAGGGCCGGCTGATCGAGAAGATCGCCGAACTCTTCAACGAGAAGAAGCTCCCACTTGTCGCCGATATCCGCGACGAATCGGCCGAGGACATCCGGGTCGTCATCGAGCCGCGCGCGCGCAACGTCGATGCGACGTTGATGATGGAATCCCTCTTCCGGCTGACCGAGCTGGAATCGCGCCTCTCGATGAACATGAACGTGCTGACCGGTGGGCTGGTGCCGCGCGTGCTCGGCCTGAACGAGGCGCTGCGGGCCTGGCTTGATCATCGCCGCGACGTGCTGCTGCGCCGCTCGCGCTTCCGGCTGGGGCAGATCGAGAAGCGGCTGGAGATCCTGCGCGGCCTGCTGATCGTCTATCTCGACCTCGACCGGGTCATAAAAATCATCCGCGAGGAGGACGAGCCGAAGATCGAGCTGATGCGCTTCTTCGAGCTAACCGAGATCCAGGCCAACGCGATCCTCGACACCCGCCTGCGCGCCTTGCGCAAGCTCGAGGAGATGGCACTCAAGACCGAGCTCGACGAACTCACCGTCGAGAAGGGCCAGATCGAAGGGCTGCTCGCCTCCGATGCGACGCAGTGGAAGATGATCTCGCACGACATCCGCGCGGTGAAGAAGCTTTTTGGCCCCGAGACCGCGATCGGCAAGCGCCGCACCACCTTCGCCGACATGCCCGACACCACCGATATCGACCTGGCCCAGGCCATGGTCGAGCGCGAGCCGGTGACGGTGGTGATCTCGAAGAAGGGCTGGATCAGGGCGTTGAAGGGCCATGTCCAGGACCAGTCGACGTTGACCTTCAAGAGCGACGACACGCTGAAGACGGCGTTCTTCACCGAGACGACCGCGAAGGTGCTCGTCCTGGCCTCGAACGGCAAGGTCTTCACGCTGGAGGCCTCGAAACTGCCGGGCGGGCGCGGCTTCGGCGATCCGATCCGCCTGCTGATCGAGCTGGAGGAGACCGCCGAGATCGTCTCCGCCTTCCCCTATCGCCCCGGCCTGAAGCTGCTGATGGTCACGACCGACGGGCGCGGCTTCGTCGCCCCGACCGACGACGTCGTCGCCAACACCCGCAAAGGTCGGCAGGTGCTCAATGTCGAGGCGCCGGTGGCGGCGCTGCTGGCGGCGCCTGCCGAAGGCGATCATGTCGCGATCATCGGCGAGAACCGCAAGCTGGTCTGCTTCCCGCTGTCGGAGGTAGCAGAGATGGCGCGGGGCAAGGGCGTGCGCCTGCAGCGCTACAAGGATGGCGGCGTCTCGGACGCAAAAGTCTTCAAGCTGGCGGACGGCCTGACCTGGCGCGACACCTCGGGGCGGACCTGGACCGTGGCGCAGACAGAACTGATGGAATGGCTCGGCCATCGCGGCGAAGCCGGCCGTCTGCCGCCGAAGGGTTTTCCGAAGAACAACAGGTTCGGCGGGTAG
- the rpoZ gene encoding DNA-directed RNA polymerase subunit omega: MARVTVEDCIDKVDNRFELVLLASHRARMIQSGSAILVARDNDKNPVVALREIADEKLKPEDLKEDLIHSLQKHVEVDEPEAETVPLLAAPGQSASTPDSEVQFDRMSEDDLLRGLDGLVPPTESADDED; this comes from the coding sequence ATGGCTCGCGTTACCGTTGAGGACTGCATCGACAAGGTCGATAACCGCTTCGAGCTGGTTCTGCTCGCGAGCCACCGCGCCCGCATGATCCAGTCCGGCTCGGCGATCCTGGTCGCCCGCGACAACGACAAGAACCCGGTCGTCGCCCTGCGCGAGATTGCCGACGAGAAGCTTAAGCCCGAGGATCTGAAGGAAGACCTGATCCATTCGCTGCAGAAGCATGTCGAGGTCGACGAGCCCGAGGCCGAGACCGTGCCGCTGCTGGCGGCTCCCGGTCAGAGCGCTTCGACTCCCGATTCGGAAGTCCAGTTCGACCGCATGAGCGAGGACGACCTGCTGCGTGGCCTCGACGGCCTCGTGCCGCCGACCGAGAGCGCCGACGACGAGGATTGA
- the recO gene encoding DNA repair protein RecO: MEWTDQGTIIGARQHGENSVILEVMTAGHGRHLGLVRGGRSSKQQPVLQPGNAVLLTWRARLDEHLGEYKVELLRSHAARLIEAPVALYGLATIAALLRLLPERDPHPALHEGLTVLIQHLDELGLAPALVVRFEIAMLAELGFGLDLTRCAVTGSPDDLSHVSPKSGKAVSRKEAAPYLDRLLPLPAFLSEGQGARAPGAADIAAGFALTGFFLRRYVLEPRGLGEPPERARLVEIAARASLASEV; encoded by the coding sequence ATGGAATGGACCGACCAGGGTACGATCATCGGCGCGCGCCAGCATGGCGAGAATTCGGTGATCCTCGAGGTGATGACGGCCGGCCACGGCCGCCATCTCGGTCTCGTGCGCGGCGGTCGCTCCTCGAAGCAGCAGCCCGTGCTCCAGCCCGGAAACGCCGTCTTGCTGACTTGGCGGGCGCGCCTCGACGAGCATCTCGGCGAATACAAGGTCGAGCTGTTGCGATCCCATGCGGCAAGGCTGATCGAGGCCCCGGTCGCGCTCTATGGCCTGGCGACGATCGCAGCCCTGCTGCGCCTGCTGCCGGAACGCGATCCCCATCCCGCTTTGCACGAGGGGCTGACGGTGCTGATCCAGCATCTCGATGAACTCGGCCTGGCGCCGGCGCTGGTGGTGCGCTTCGAGATCGCGATGCTGGCCGAACTCGGCTTCGGCCTCGATTTGACGCGATGCGCGGTCACCGGCTCACCCGACGATCTCAGCCATGTCTCGCCGAAATCGGGCAAGGCGGTCAGCCGCAAGGAAGCCGCTCCCTATCTCGACCGGCTGCTTCCGCTGCCGGCGTTTCTCAGTGAGGGGCAGGGGGCGCGCGCGCCTGGCGCTGCCGACATCGCGGCAGGCTTTGCACTTACAGGCTTCTTCCTGCGTCGCTACGTCTTGGAGCCGCGCGGTTTGGGCGAGCCGCCGGAGCGGGCGCGGCTGGTCGAGATCGCCGCCCGCGCATCCTTGGCGTCCGAGGTCTGA
- a CDS encoding DUF1003 domain-containing protein encodes MPNHEHSAGTAACALTGRALPRQELVSLDALRPALADAIRSDHPELPAHALIGQDQVALYRSRYVNAMLASERGEMSELDKQVAESLARSELITSNTDDEIDRDRTFGQRLADSVATFGGSWAFLISFGVVIAFWMAINILGATSFDPYPFILLNLLLSCLAAVQAPVIMMSQQRQEAKDRARSRNDYQVNLKAELEIRHLHEKMDHLVNRQWQRLAEIQEVQIELLQELRSAQTSDAKDARAAISTSRARSGGSPKPRGSKT; translated from the coding sequence ATGCCGAACCACGAACACAGCGCAGGAACCGCGGCATGTGCCCTGACCGGGCGAGCCCTGCCGCGGCAAGAGCTGGTCAGCCTCGATGCGCTGCGGCCGGCGCTCGCCGATGCGATCCGCAGCGACCATCCCGAACTGCCGGCCCATGCGCTGATCGGCCAGGACCAGGTGGCGCTCTACCGCTCGCGCTATGTCAACGCCATGCTGGCGAGCGAACGCGGCGAGATGAGCGAACTCGACAAGCAGGTGGCCGAAAGCCTCGCCCGCTCCGAGCTGATCACCAGCAACACCGATGACGAGATCGATCGCGACCGGACCTTCGGCCAGCGTCTCGCCGACAGCGTCGCGACCTTCGGCGGCAGCTGGGCCTTCCTGATCTCGTTTGGCGTCGTCATCGCCTTCTGGATGGCGATCAATATTCTCGGAGCCACGAGCTTCGACCCCTACCCCTTCATCCTGCTCAATCTGCTGCTGTCATGCCTGGCAGCCGTGCAGGCGCCCGTCATCATGATGAGCCAGCAGCGCCAGGAGGCGAAGGATCGAGCCCGCTCGCGCAACGACTATCAGGTCAACCTCAAGGCCGAGCTCGAAATCCGCCATCTGCACGAGAAGATGGACCATCTGGTGAACCGGCAATGGCAGAGGCTTGCCGAAATCCAGGAGGTCCAGATCGAGTTGCTGCAGGAACTCCGCAGCGCTCAGACCTCGGACGCCAAGGATGCGCGGGCGGCGATCTCGACCAGCCGCGCCCGCTCCGGCGGCTCGCCCAAACCGCGCGGCTCCAAGACGTAG